Proteins from one Candidatus Ancaeobacter aquaticus genomic window:
- a CDS encoding tetratricopeptide repeat protein: MKKHFIQLSLFFLLALTTIAFYPSLKNGFTNWDDDKQLTQNNTITRLSLPDIGTYFTSFHDGLYHPLVTLSFAIEYHFFKLNPKPYHITNLILHLLNILFVFWLIYLLSKKAWTALITALLFAIHPLHVASVAWIAERKDVLYTFFFLGSLISYLYYKERNTQRYFIYALILFILSLLSKPMAITLPVILILIDYYIDGKLTKKSVTNTLSFFVLALSFGIITLIARFTRIIDIEPTLHFFDNIFIASYGILFYLVKMVFPYPLSCYYPTPEKIAGMLPMIFYISPCIVALLAVLILYSLRYTKVIFFGFLFYIITISPVLHLIGGGPIVANHYTYVPLIGIFFILGSGAAWFIKQRSAVSIFLICALSIITIILSFLTWQRTQVYKDSITLWEDFFKNYGHCKNISIAYNNRGNAYQDNGYLDKAIANYNSAINLNPTYTIAYNNRGNIYQLQRKYKEALADCNRAIGLNPKLAEAYYNRGNACINLGSRNLAIADYKKAVELMPQYAEAWNNMGNIYQEEGKHNRALECYTKALHIKPVFPQALYNRGNCLMYMQDHKNALNDYSKAVQYNPRYYEAYVNRGIAYFSLGKNKEALQNYTYALTINPQYAIGYINRALVYNILKKYEDAHKDVKRFEQLGYTPPPDFIKELREKLDNK; encoded by the coding sequence ATGAAAAAGCATTTTATACAATTATCTCTTTTTTTTTTACTTGCGCTAACAACTATCGCCTTTTACCCGTCACTTAAAAACGGGTTCACGAACTGGGATGATGATAAACAGCTCACACAAAATAATACGATTACCCGGTTATCATTACCTGATATCGGAACCTACTTCACTTCGTTTCATGACGGGCTCTACCATCCGCTCGTCACACTCAGCTTTGCGATCGAATATCATTTTTTCAAACTTAACCCAAAACCGTACCATATAACAAACCTCATACTGCATCTTTTAAACATACTTTTTGTTTTCTGGCTGATCTATCTCTTGAGCAAAAAAGCATGGACTGCACTGATAACGGCACTCCTCTTTGCCATACACCCTCTGCATGTCGCTTCTGTTGCATGGATAGCTGAGAGAAAGGATGTTCTCTATACTTTTTTCTTTCTCGGCTCGCTCATATCCTATCTCTACTACAAAGAGAGGAACACTCAAAGATACTTTATATATGCACTTATTCTCTTCATTCTCTCTCTTCTTTCAAAACCGATGGCTATAACTTTGCCGGTTATTCTTATCCTTATTGATTATTATATTGATGGGAAACTCACTAAAAAAAGTGTTACTAACACACTTTCATTTTTTGTATTAGCACTTTCATTCGGGATTATTACACTCATTGCGCGATTCACTCGCATCATTGACATCGAACCAACACTCCACTTTTTCGATAATATATTTATCGCTTCATACGGTATCCTTTTTTATCTCGTAAAAATGGTTTTTCCGTATCCGCTCTCATGCTATTACCCAACACCTGAAAAAATCGCTGGCATGCTTCCGATGATCTTCTATATTTCACCGTGCATAGTTGCACTTCTGGCTGTCCTTATCTTGTATTCCTTACGATATACAAAAGTGATCTTCTTCGGATTTTTGTTTTATATTATTACCATCTCACCTGTTCTTCACCTCATTGGTGGTGGCCCTATCGTTGCAAATCACTACACCTATGTTCCTCTTATCGGTATCTTCTTTATCCTTGGCTCAGGCGCCGCCTGGTTTATAAAACAGCGTTCCGCTGTCTCAATATTTCTTATTTGTGCTCTTTCCATTATTACTATTATATTATCTTTTCTTACCTGGCAAAGAACTCAGGTATATAAAGACAGCATCACGCTCTGGGAAGATTTTTTTAAGAATTATGGTCACTGCAAAAATATCTCTATTGCATATAACAATAGAGGAAATGCATATCAGGATAACGGATATCTGGATAAAGCAATTGCTAATTATAATAGCGCCATTAATTTAAATCCCACCTATACCATTGCGTATAATAATCGGGGGAATATTTATCAACTGCAGAGAAAATATAAAGAGGCGCTTGCAGACTGTAATCGCGCCATAGGTCTTAATCCCAAGCTCGCTGAGGCTTATTATAACCGCGGTAACGCATGTATCAATCTCGGTAGCCGTAATCTTGCAATCGCTGATTATAAGAAAGCGGTCGAACTCATGCCCCAATATGCTGAAGCATGGAATAACATGGGAAACATTTATCAGGAAGAAGGTAAACACAACCGTGCATTAGAGTGCTACACCAAAGCATTACACATAAAACCTGTTTTTCCTCAAGCGCTCTACAACCGGGGCAATTGTCTTATGTATATGCAGGATCACAAAAACGCGCTCAATGATTATTCAAAGGCCGTACAATATAATCCACGCTACTATGAAGCGTACGTTAACCGCGGTATCGCCTATTTTTCTCTCGGAAAAAATAAGGAAGCGCTACAAAACTATACGTATGCGCTCACTATCAATCCGCAATACGCTATCGGCTACATCAATCGAGCTCTTGTTTATAATATCCTTAAAAAATATGAAGATGCACACAAAGACGTTAAAAGATTTGAACAGTTGGGATACACCCCTCCACCGGATTTCATAAAAGAACTTCGTGAAAAACTCGATAACAAATAA
- a CDS encoding polyprenyl synthetase family protein, giving the protein MNLKKYLETRKSIVDKHLHTLMPLKSVRPKLIHEATRYGLFNGGKRIRPILTCASCEAVSGKYKQALDYACGIELIHTYSLIHDDLPCMDNDDFRRGKPTTHKVYGDAIAVLTGDALLTRAFQIFARNPKIGGAQLIEKIAHAAGSHGLIGGQVIDLESEGKRVTAKTLEYIHRHKTGSLISVAIEAGALIGKASRKQLFALKTFGDNIGLTFQISDDILDITGTKEKLGKGIGKDIAQKKATYPALYGMEKTKRLLVNKTQEALDALSTFDKKADPLREIARFIAQRDR; this is encoded by the coding sequence ATGAACCTTAAAAAATATTTAGAAACACGAAAAAGTATCGTCGACAAACATTTGCATACACTGATGCCGCTAAAAAGCGTCCGACCGAAACTTATTCACGAAGCAACGCGCTACGGTCTCTTTAACGGAGGCAAACGTATCCGTCCAATACTTACCTGCGCATCATGTGAAGCAGTGAGCGGCAAATACAAACAAGCGCTTGATTACGCCTGCGGGATTGAACTTATACACACCTATTCACTTATACACGATGATCTTCCATGTATGGACAATGATGATTTTCGCCGCGGAAAGCCAACGACCCATAAAGTATATGGAGACGCCATTGCTGTACTTACCGGTGATGCACTCCTTACCAGAGCTTTCCAGATATTTGCCCGGAACCCCAAAATAGGCGGAGCACAGCTTATTGAAAAGATCGCTCACGCAGCGGGATCGCACGGACTTATCGGCGGGCAGGTTATTGATCTTGAAAGTGAAGGTAAAAGAGTTACCGCAAAAACACTTGAATATATTCACCGGCACAAGACCGGCAGCCTCATCTCAGTAGCTATTGAAGCCGGAGCACTTATCGGAAAAGCTTCAAGAAAACAATTATTCGCACTCAAAACATTTGGCGATAATATCGGCCTCACATTCCAGATAAGCGATGATATCCTTGATATAACCGGGACAAAAGAAAAACTAGGCAAAGGTATCGGCAAAGACATTGCGCAAAAAAAAGCAACCTATCCGGCACTCTACGGAATGGAAAAAACAAAAAGACTCTTGGTAAATAAAACACAGGAAGCATTAGATGCACT